A single window of Malus sylvestris chromosome 5, drMalSylv7.2, whole genome shotgun sequence DNA harbors:
- the LOC126624215 gene encoding protein SHI RELATED SEQUENCE 3-like, whose translation MVRQGRGGREEEIMGSRCQDCGNQAKKECAYLRCRTCCKSKGFHCQTHVKSTWVPVYRRRHTHHQQLPSIDPQHPAHLHQGHSYNPRRPAAGHVITNPSSSGQDQQVNNFPAEVNSMATFRCVRVSSVEDTVNQHAYQTSVVIGGHVFKGILNDQGPNYTTAAGQSSSPQHVMNKQTSNFISAAASASNITASTSSAAADHQGPHHHQPPSSCPLIPFNAFMPVALYSWCGKESILDCFSLIIKEVPNYLLIVVV comes from the exons ATGGTGaggcaaggaagaggaggaagagaagaagaaataatgGGTTCCAGATGCCAAGACTGTGGGAATCAAGCTAAGAAGGAGTGTGCGTACTTGAGATGCAGGACTTGCTGTAAGAGCAAAGGATTTCACTGCCAAACTCACGTCAAGAGTACTTGGGTTCCTGTCTACAGAAGGCGCCATACTCATCACCAACAGCTTCCTTCTATTGATCCACAGCACCCAGCTCACCTTCATCAAGGGCACAGCTACAACCCTAGGAGGCCAGCAGCCGGACACGTCATCACCAATCCCTCTTCATCTG GGCAAGATCAACAGGTTAACAATTTTCCAGCAGAAGTGAATTCCATGGCCACTTTTCGGTGTGTTCGAGTGAGCTCCGTGGAGGATACGGTCAATCAGCACGCTTATCAGACAAGTGTGGTAATCGGAGGGCATGTATTCAAAGGTATACTCAATGATCAAGGCCCTAATTACACTACTGCAGCTGGCCAAAGCTCCAGCCCCCAGCATGTAATGAATAAGCAAACCAGCAATTTTATTAGTGCTGCTGCTTCTGCTTCGAATATTACTGCTTCTACTTCATCAGCTGCTGCAGATCATCAAGGGCCACATCATCATCAACCTCCTTCTTCATGTCCATTGATTCCCTTTAATGCTTTCATGCCTG TGGCTCTATATTCATGGTGTGGGAAGGAATCCATACTGGATTGCTTCTCCCTTATAATCAAGGAGGTTCCAAATTACTTGCTAATTGTAGTcgtatga